From Chloroflexota bacterium, one genomic window encodes:
- a CDS encoding ribosomal protein L7/L12: MSSAILWISIAVVMGLMLWSWSKRSERPSSMINFNQPPINPARPSSFDSAKLDQAQIQLLLSQGKKLEAIKQVRLQTSLGLKEAKDYVEAIERGLSPISPGVVEPTVPQLPEDLLREAQIVAQQGNKIQAIKMVREATKLSLKEAKDLVESW; the protein is encoded by the coding sequence ATGTCAAGCGCAATTTTATGGATTTCAATCGCGGTTGTGATGGGCTTGATGCTGTGGAGTTGGAGTAAACGCTCCGAACGACCCAGCAGCATGATCAACTTCAATCAACCACCAATCAATCCAGCTCGACCATCAAGTTTCGATTCAGCCAAGCTCGATCAAGCTCAAATTCAGCTGTTGCTAAGCCAAGGCAAAAAGCTTGAGGCCATCAAACAGGTTCGGCTGCAAACGAGCCTTGGCCTAAAAGAAGCCAAAGATTATGTCGAGGCAATCGAGCGCGGCCTAAGCCCGATTAGCCCAGGCGTGGTAGAGCCAACAGTGCCGCAACTACCCGAAGATCTCTTGCGCGAAGCCCAAATTGTTGCCCAGCAAGGCAATAAAATTCAGGCGATCAAAATGGTGCGTGAAGCAACCAAACTAAGTTTGAAAGAAGCCAAGGATTTGGTTGAAAGTTGGTAG
- a CDS encoding non-lysosomal glucosylceramidase, whose protein sequence is MTEQRHHSSIPLAAWQRPLGLDYPNAAIAAHDHGPIIDDGVFHGLPIGGMGSGAIGRNFRGDWSRWHLEVGKHIHRSVWPNQWSVFWQTASQQAAQVLCTIQPDTDELSSWNWNYPVGAGNYHALFPRAWFDYQHPDWPLELVQEQFSPVLAGNLKETSFPVGVFTWRVTNRGSETVRLGLMLTWEHTRAVEAAGLSLQRQHSAWNDGNTSGVTLSQTSDQALSSHNGTWALAVQAPESASVSQWTCWDVAQDAAALWQDFASDGQLADYPTSQSVAADQRSATAIAVTLELAPGASAVIPFSLAWDFPIVEFADESRWYKRYTRFWGTNGDQAQALAIASLTNADAWREAIEAWQNPILNDDQRPLWYKSALFNELYYLVDGGTLWVDRAVGEPEPSADDVGLFSYLECYDYPFYGTLDVSFYSSWSILALWPELERGEILAFSKTVNDADDTVVTIVATQVPAIRKAAGALPHDLGAPKEQPLIKTNAYDFQDINNWKDLNLKYILRIYRDVTLWNDQAMLEATWDTIPTALEYVHQFDSDGDGLLDHSGADQTYDTWAMSGAASYSASLLICALEAAIRLAQRMGDHAQADAWSEWLAAARQSFETKLWNGTYFRYHTADTDLREVIMADQLVGQWYAGAIGLPAVAPREMIRSALQTVYRFNVMQYANGALGAVNGMHPDGTVDTSSNQASEVWSGTTYAIAAMMLQEGLDLEGWQTAWGAYNATYNELGLWFRTPEAWGIERTFRASMYMRPQSIWAIEHALAVRAKNA, encoded by the coding sequence ATGACCGAACAACGCCACCATTCCTCAATTCCTCTCGCTGCGTGGCAACGCCCACTTGGCCTCGATTATCCGAATGCGGCGATTGCCGCCCACGATCATGGGCCGATTATTGACGATGGAGTCTTTCATGGTTTGCCAATTGGTGGCATGGGCAGCGGGGCGATTGGCCGCAACTTTCGCGGCGATTGGTCACGCTGGCATTTAGAGGTTGGCAAGCACATACATCGCAGCGTTTGGCCCAATCAATGGAGTGTTTTCTGGCAAACCGCCAGTCAACAAGCCGCCCAAGTCTTATGCACGATCCAACCAGATACCGATGAATTGAGTAGCTGGAACTGGAATTATCCAGTTGGCGCTGGCAATTATCATGCGCTTTTCCCCCGCGCTTGGTTCGATTATCAACACCCCGATTGGCCGCTCGAACTGGTGCAAGAGCAATTTTCACCTGTGTTGGCGGGTAATCTCAAGGAAACGAGCTTTCCGGTTGGCGTGTTTACCTGGCGCGTAACCAATCGTGGCAGCGAAACCGTGCGTTTGGGATTGATGCTGACATGGGAACATACCCGTGCCGTCGAAGCTGCTGGCTTAAGCTTGCAACGCCAACACAGCGCTTGGAACGATGGCAACACTAGCGGCGTGACCTTGAGCCAAACCAGCGACCAAGCCTTGAGCAGCCATAACGGCACGTGGGCTTTGGCGGTGCAAGCCCCCGAATCGGCGAGCGTCAGTCAATGGACATGCTGGGATGTTGCGCAAGACGCTGCTGCGCTCTGGCAAGATTTTGCTAGCGACGGCCAATTAGCCGACTATCCAACCAGCCAATCGGTTGCCGCCGATCAACGCAGCGCAACGGCGATTGCCGTAACTCTCGAATTAGCGCCTGGTGCTAGCGCCGTAATTCCCTTCAGCCTCGCTTGGGATTTTCCAATCGTCGAGTTTGCTGACGAAAGCCGCTGGTACAAGCGCTATACTCGTTTTTGGGGCACGAACGGCGATCAAGCCCAAGCCTTGGCAATTGCTAGTTTGACCAATGCCGATGCTTGGCGCGAGGCAATTGAAGCTTGGCAAAACCCCATTCTGAATGATGATCAACGGCCACTCTGGTATAAATCTGCTCTTTTTAACGAACTCTATTATTTGGTTGATGGTGGCACATTGTGGGTTGATCGGGCGGTCGGCGAGCCGGAGCCTTCGGCTGATGATGTGGGCTTGTTCAGCTACCTCGAATGCTACGATTACCCGTTCTATGGCACGCTCGATGTGTCGTTCTACAGCTCGTGGAGCATCTTAGCTTTGTGGCCAGAGCTTGAACGCGGCGAGATTTTGGCCTTCTCCAAGACGGTCAACGATGCTGATGATACCGTTGTAACAATTGTGGCAACCCAAGTCCCAGCAATTCGCAAGGCCGCTGGAGCCTTGCCGCATGATCTTGGTGCGCCCAAAGAGCAACCATTGATCAAAACCAATGCCTACGACTTCCAAGATATCAATAACTGGAAAGATCTCAACCTCAAGTACATTTTGCGGATCTATCGCGATGTAACCTTGTGGAACGATCAGGCCATGCTAGAAGCAACTTGGGACACAATTCCAACTGCTTTAGAATATGTGCATCAATTCGATAGTGATGGCGATGGCTTGCTCGACCATAGTGGAGCCGACCAAACCTACGATACCTGGGCCATGAGCGGTGCGGCTAGCTATTCAGCGAGCTTGTTGATTTGTGCCTTGGAAGCGGCGATTCGCCTAGCCCAACGCATGGGCGACCATGCTCAAGCCGACGCTTGGAGCGAATGGTTAGCAGCTGCTCGCCAAAGTTTTGAAACCAAGCTTTGGAATGGTACTTATTTCCGCTATCACACTGCTGATACCGATTTGCGCGAAGTGATTATGGCCGATCAATTGGTGGGCCAATGGTATGCAGGGGCAATTGGCTTGCCAGCGGTTGCTCCACGCGAGATGATTCGCTCGGCCTTGCAAACGGTCTATCGCTTCAACGTCATGCAATATGCCAACGGCGCATTGGGTGCAGTCAACGGTATGCATCCTGATGGCACGGTTGATACCAGCTCCAACCAAGCAAGCGAAGTTTGGAGCGGCACGACCTACGCGATTGCGGCCATGATGCTGCAAGAAGGACTTGATCTTGAAGGCTGGCAAACCGCTTGGGGAGCCTATAACGCCACCTATAACGAACTTGGATTGTGGTTCCGCACACCTGAAGCATGGGGCATCGAACGAACCTTCCGTGCCAGCATGTACATGCGACCTCAATCAATTTGGGCGATTGAGCATGCCTTAGCGGTGCGTGCCAAAAACGCCTGA
- a CDS encoding carbohydrate ABC transporter permease: MGVSLSKKAESARPVRATINYKAWLLDRGGDILLLVIIALMLLPIIFLVVGSFKSREEFAVGSNFFPSDWRFENYNEMWTRVKFGTYFSNSLIICGITTLVVTILASMSGYALARFRFPGAGGLSMAILGTQLVPGTLFLIPLYMTFLWMKNNLGIPLIGTNFGAIVLYVGFFLPISLWIQRSFFATIPIDLEEQAMVDGATRFQAFVYIVMPLAGPGVISTAIFVFLTAWDELLFAWVLNVQTIPVGIRQFTGVAGSQNRYELLSAASVVIILPVAAMFFLLQKRFIAGLTAGAVK; encoded by the coding sequence ATGGGTGTTTCGCTCAGTAAAAAGGCCGAATCGGCCCGACCTGTACGCGCAACGATCAATTACAAAGCATGGTTACTTGATCGTGGTGGCGATATCTTATTGCTGGTGATCATTGCCTTGATGTTGTTGCCAATTATCTTCTTGGTGGTTGGCTCATTCAAATCGCGTGAAGAGTTCGCAGTTGGCAGTAATTTCTTTCCAAGCGACTGGCGATTTGAAAATTATAACGAGATGTGGACACGGGTTAAGTTTGGAACGTATTTCAGCAATAGCTTAATTATTTGTGGCATTACCACCTTGGTTGTTACAATTTTGGCATCGATGTCGGGCTATGCCTTGGCACGGTTCCGCTTCCCGGGTGCTGGCGGGTTGAGTATGGCGATTTTGGGAACCCAATTAGTGCCTGGCACGCTGTTCCTGATTCCGTTGTATATGACCTTCCTTTGGATGAAAAATAACCTTGGAATTCCTTTGATTGGCACCAATTTTGGCGCGATTGTGCTGTATGTTGGGTTCTTCTTGCCAATCTCGCTCTGGATTCAGCGCAGTTTCTTTGCGACGATTCCGATAGATTTGGAAGAACAGGCCATGGTCGATGGGGCAACCCGCTTCCAAGCCTTTGTCTATATCGTTATGCCATTGGCTGGCCCAGGCGTGATTTCAACCGCGATCTTTGTGTTCTTGACTGCATGGGACGAATTGTTGTTTGCATGGGTCTTGAATGTTCAAACGATTCCGGTCGGGATTCGCCAATTTACCGGGGTGGCTGGCTCGCAAAATCGCTATGAGTTGCTTTCGGCAGCCTCGGTGGTGATTATTCTGCCAGTTGCCGCGATGTTCTTCCTATTGCAAAAGCGTTTTATCGCTGGCCTCACCGCTGGCGCAGTCAAATAG
- a CDS encoding LacI family transcriptional regulator, whose product MEQLTIRQIAQLANVSRSTVSRVINNHPSVRPEVRQRVLEVIREQEYVPQAAARSLASRRTNVVTLLIPRSSAIIFTDPFFPLIIQGITETCSERDYSVMLSMVTGTQERDFYQRVLRSRMTDGLLMLSSDIDDPVLPLLINDQMPLVLIGEHPYMQPMYTVDVANRAGAVLAVSHLLQLGHRRIGAITGLLQMKTAIDRRDGYKQALLQAGVAIEHSLMIEGEFTQEGGYAAMRQLLSLEQRPSAVFVASDTMALGALRAIYEAGLHAPHDISLIGFDDVPGAAYTTPALTTIHQPIQKLGSTAATMLLDHLEGRPPLQQHIRLSPSLVLRQSCGPRVA is encoded by the coding sequence GTGGAACAACTCACGATTCGCCAAATAGCCCAACTTGCCAATGTTTCACGCTCGACCGTTTCGCGGGTAATCAACAATCATCCCAGCGTGCGGCCTGAAGTGCGACAACGGGTGTTGGAAGTTATTCGCGAACAAGAATACGTTCCGCAGGCAGCCGCTCGTAGTCTGGCAAGCCGCCGAACCAATGTGGTGACCCTGTTGATCCCACGCAGCTCGGCAATTATCTTCACTGACCCATTCTTCCCATTAATCATCCAAGGAATTACCGAAACCTGTTCTGAGCGGGATTATTCGGTGATGCTGTCGATGGTGACTGGAACCCAAGAACGGGATTTCTATCAGCGGGTATTACGCAGTCGGATGACCGACGGTCTGTTGATGCTTTCGAGCGATATTGATGACCCAGTGCTACCCTTGCTGATTAACGACCAAATGCCGTTGGTCTTAATCGGCGAACACCCGTATATGCAGCCAATGTATACCGTTGACGTGGCAAATCGGGCCGGGGCAGTGCTTGCAGTCAGCCATTTATTGCAACTTGGCCATCGACGGATTGGGGCGATTACAGGCCTACTGCAGATGAAAACCGCCATTGATCGCCGTGACGGCTATAAGCAAGCGTTATTGCAAGCAGGCGTTGCCATCGAGCATTCGTTGATGATCGAGGGCGAATTTACCCAAGAGGGTGGCTATGCTGCAATGCGCCAATTGCTCAGCCTTGAACAGCGACCAAGCGCTGTCTTTGTGGCCAGCGACACCATGGCATTAGGAGCCTTACGGGCTATTTACGAGGCCGGGTTACATGCTCCCCACGATATTTCGCTGATCGGCTTTGATGATGTGCCAGGCGCGGCCTATACAACCCCCGCCCTGACGACGATTCACCAACCAATTCAGAAGCTTGGTAGTACCGCCGCCACGATGTTGCTTGACCATCTCGAAGGGCGACCACCGCTCCAGCAACACATCCGTCTCTCACCTTCGTTAGTCTTACGCCAATCGTGCGGGCCACGGGTCGCCTAA
- a CDS encoding glycoside hydrolase family 9 protein, with amino-acid sequence MMSTPLERSSQRWRILAGFVACLLIAGLIISPTTPTKAAEPLYRYGEALQKSFFFYEAQQAGPKPSWNRVSWRGDSVLTDGADVGLNLSGGWFDAGDHVKFGFPMAASATMLAWGAVEYRDAYAQSGQLDELLNNLRFVNNYFINAHPSPNVLYGQVGNGGKDHAFWGPAEIIHLDDQAGPRPSYKIDATCGGSDLAGETAAAMAASSMVFRPTDPAYADTLLSHARQLYSFADTVRGKYSDCITDATSFYNSWSGYNDELVWGAIWLYRATGEASYLSKAEQYYANLSTEPQSTIKSYRWSIAWDDKSYGCYLLLAKLTGKQLYKDDTERWLDYWTVGYNGQRITYSPGGLAQLDTWGALRYSANTSFAAFVYSDYITDATKKARYHDFAVSQINYMLGSNPRNSSYVVGFGNNPPVNVHHRTAHGSWTDSLSNPVNQRHILYGALVGGPAKGSGDAYTDSRNDYVANEVATDYNAGFTSALARMYSEFGGAPLASFPPIETPEDEFFVEAKVNASGPRFIEISGVLHNQSAWPARNSTKLSYRYFVDLSEVFAAGYGLSDVTVSTAYTQGSGVSGLKQWAGTIYYVEIAFAGVNVYPGGQSESRKEVQFRLSLPTNTNAQQWDNANDWSFNGVGTSTDRVKTRRIPVYDNGVKVFGDEPGGSNVTPTATSLPTNTATPTVRPTNTATPTTGPSATPTIRPTNTATPTVGPSATPTIRPTNTPTALPTNTPLPTNTPVAGACQVKYRVPNDWGSGFLGDVTITNGGAAINSWNLTWSFAGSQQITNLWSGVVSQTGQNVSVSNAGWNGSLTSGGSVNFGFQATNNGTNSIPASFSLNGSACTIVP; translated from the coding sequence ATGATGAGTACACCGCTCGAACGTTCGAGCCAACGCTGGCGGATTCTCGCCGGATTCGTTGCTTGTTTGCTGATTGCAGGGTTAATTATTAGCCCAACCACCCCCACCAAAGCCGCCGAGCCACTCTATCGCTATGGCGAGGCGCTGCAAAAGTCCTTTTTCTTCTACGAAGCGCAACAAGCTGGGCCAAAACCAAGCTGGAATCGCGTTTCATGGCGTGGCGATTCGGTGCTCACCGATGGCGCTGATGTTGGTCTCAATCTCAGCGGCGGCTGGTTCGACGCAGGCGATCACGTCAAATTCGGCTTTCCAATGGCGGCTTCGGCCACAATGCTGGCTTGGGGCGCGGTCGAATATCGCGATGCCTATGCCCAAAGCGGCCAACTCGACGAATTGCTGAATAATTTGCGCTTCGTCAACAACTACTTTATCAATGCCCATCCCTCGCCAAATGTGCTCTACGGCCAAGTTGGCAATGGTGGCAAAGACCACGCCTTCTGGGGACCAGCCGAAATTATTCACCTCGATGACCAAGCTGGCCCACGCCCATCGTACAAAATTGATGCAACCTGTGGTGGCTCCGATTTGGCAGGCGAAACCGCCGCTGCCATGGCCGCCTCGTCGATGGTCTTTCGGCCAACCGACCCTGCTTATGCCGACACCTTGCTAAGCCATGCACGCCAACTCTATAGCTTTGCCGACACGGTGCGCGGCAAATATAGCGACTGTATCACCGATGCTACCTCGTTCTACAACTCGTGGAGCGGCTACAATGATGAGTTAGTTTGGGGCGCAATTTGGCTCTATCGCGCTACGGGCGAAGCCAGCTACCTGAGCAAGGCCGAGCAATATTATGCCAATCTCAGCACCGAACCCCAAAGCACAATCAAATCGTATCGCTGGAGCATCGCATGGGATGATAAATCCTATGGCTGTTATTTGTTGCTAGCCAAATTGACCGGCAAACAACTATACAAAGACGATACCGAACGCTGGTTGGATTATTGGACGGTTGGTTATAATGGCCAACGCATCACCTATTCGCCAGGTGGACTAGCACAGTTGGATACTTGGGGAGCCTTGCGCTACTCGGCCAACACCTCATTTGCCGCCTTTGTCTACAGCGATTACATCACCGATGCCACCAAAAAAGCTCGCTACCACGACTTTGCGGTCAGCCAAATCAATTACATGCTGGGCAGCAACCCACGTAACAGTAGCTATGTCGTTGGCTTCGGCAATAATCCACCAGTCAACGTCCACCATCGCACCGCCCACGGCTCATGGACTGATTCATTGAGCAATCCAGTCAATCAACGCCATATTTTGTATGGGGCATTGGTTGGCGGGCCAGCCAAAGGTTCGGGCGATGCCTACACCGATAGCCGCAATGATTATGTGGCCAACGAAGTGGCGACCGACTACAATGCAGGTTTTACCAGCGCCTTGGCTCGGATGTATAGCGAATTTGGCGGCGCACCACTCGCCAGCTTCCCACCAATCGAAACACCCGAAGATGAATTTTTCGTGGAAGCCAAAGTCAATGCTTCAGGCCCACGCTTCATCGAAATTAGTGGCGTGTTGCACAACCAAAGTGCTTGGCCAGCCCGCAACAGCACCAAACTCAGCTATCGCTACTTTGTCGATTTGAGCGAAGTATTTGCTGCTGGCTATGGCTTGAGCGATGTTACGGTTAGCACAGCCTATACCCAAGGCTCAGGCGTTTCAGGCTTGAAGCAATGGGCTGGCACAATTTACTATGTCGAAATTGCCTTTGCTGGAGTCAATGTCTACCCAGGTGGTCAATCTGAATCACGCAAAGAAGTGCAATTCCGGCTTTCATTACCAACCAACACCAATGCCCAACAATGGGACAATGCCAATGACTGGTCGTTCAATGGCGTTGGCACCAGCACCGATCGGGTCAAAACCCGCCGGATTCCAGTCTATGACAATGGCGTGAAGGTCTTTGGCGATGAGCCAGGTGGCAGTAACGTAACTCCAACCGCAACCAGCTTGCCAACCAACACGGCTACGCCAACTGTGCGCCCAACCAATACCGCAACCCCAACTACGGGGCCAAGCGCAACCCCAACTATTCGCCCAACCAACACCGCAACCCCAACCGTTGGCCCAAGCGCAACCCCAACCATCCGCCCGACCAATACACCAACGGCCTTACCAACGAACACACCGCTGCCAACCAACACCCCAGTGGCTGGAGCATGCCAAGTCAAGTATCGCGTTCCCAACGATTGGGGCAGCGGCTTCCTTGGCGATGTCACAATCACTAACGGCGGCGCAGCGATCAATAGTTGGAATTTGACCTGGAGCTTCGCAGGCAGCCAACAAATCACCAACCTCTGGAGTGGGGTGGTGAGCCAAACTGGCCAAAACGTTAGCGTCAGCAACGCCGGCTGGAATGGGAGCCTTACCAGTGGTGGCTCAGTCAACTTTGGCTTCCAAGCAACCAACAACGGAACCAATAGCATTCCCGCAAGCTTCAGCCTGAATGGGTCAGCTTGTACGATTGTGCCATAA
- a CDS encoding sugar ABC transporter substrate-binding protein: protein MQRSRRPFITWLSLLTLISMILVACGGAETAPTATTAPAATATTAAQVEPTAADAPTEVAATAEPATAEPAGGDVVTLKLWHMPNGAAPADAIQAEIDAFEKANPGINVEPEMLDWGAAFQRIQTSVQGGEGPCITQLGTTWNPTFAAMGGLRPFTAEEITAMGGSDSFVAASWATSQLQGMEGTFSIPWFADVRALAYRKDLLEKAGLKPEEAFKDWTSFKATLATIQEQNPDVAGIAFPGRNDWNVWQNSSMWIWNSGGDLLSSDLSEATFNSEAAVAGVSEFANLYSSKLTVTNTLELNSAQVDASFGDGRTFSAITGPWLISNARTAADAGGWANRTVADNLAYAEFPAGPGGSYTFVGGSNLAILKSCENADAAVKFVQFLAANESQLRYSQAIGMLPATKTAQADASIASDALYSVFIAAAAKGKTSAPIAEWGQVESVLNEQLGSLWDDVATAGGPVSAEAVKTRLDQAAQTVNELLGN from the coding sequence ATGCAACGCTCACGCCGTCCGTTTATTACTTGGCTAAGCCTCTTAACTCTGATTTCAATGATCTTGGTTGCTTGTGGTGGAGCTGAGACCGCTCCCACTGCAACGACTGCTCCAGCTGCTACCGCAACAACTGCGGCTCAAGTTGAACCAACTGCTGCTGATGCTCCAACCGAAGTTGCCGCAACCGCTGAACCAGCAACCGCCGAGCCAGCTGGTGGCGATGTTGTTACCTTGAAGCTGTGGCACATGCCTAACGGTGCTGCTCCAGCCGATGCCATCCAAGCTGAAATCGATGCCTTCGAAAAAGCTAACCCCGGCATTAACGTTGAGCCAGAAATGCTCGACTGGGGTGCAGCTTTCCAACGCATCCAAACCTCGGTTCAAGGTGGTGAAGGCCCATGTATTACCCAATTGGGTACGACCTGGAACCCAACTTTTGCTGCAATGGGTGGCTTACGCCCATTCACCGCCGAAGAAATCACCGCTATGGGTGGTAGCGATAGCTTCGTCGCCGCTTCATGGGCAACCTCACAATTGCAAGGTATGGAAGGCACGTTCTCGATTCCATGGTTTGCTGATGTTCGCGCCTTGGCCTATCGCAAAGACTTGTTGGAAAAAGCTGGCTTGAAGCCAGAAGAAGCTTTCAAGGATTGGACCAGCTTCAAAGCTACCTTGGCTACCATCCAAGAACAAAATCCTGACGTTGCTGGGATTGCTTTCCCAGGCCGCAACGACTGGAACGTTTGGCAAAATAGCTCAATGTGGATTTGGAACAGCGGTGGCGATTTGTTGAGCAGCGATCTCAGCGAAGCAACCTTCAACTCAGAAGCAGCTGTGGCTGGCGTTTCAGAATTTGCCAACCTCTACAGCAGCAAATTGACCGTTACCAACACCTTGGAATTGAACTCAGCGCAAGTTGATGCCAGCTTTGGCGATGGCCGCACCTTCAGCGCAATCACTGGCCCATGGTTGATCAGCAATGCTCGCACTGCTGCCGACGCTGGTGGCTGGGCTAACCGCACCGTGGCCGACAACTTGGCCTACGCCGAATTCCCAGCCGGCCCTGGTGGCTCATACACCTTCGTTGGTGGTAGCAACTTGGCCATCTTGAAGAGCTGCGAAAACGCTGATGCTGCTGTCAAGTTCGTACAATTCTTGGCTGCTAACGAATCACAATTGCGCTATAGCCAAGCCATCGGGATGTTGCCAGCAACCAAGACCGCTCAAGCCGATGCTAGCATCGCCAGCGATGCCTTGTACAGCGTCTTCATCGCCGCTGCTGCTAAGGGCAAAACCTCGGCTCCAATCGCTGAATGGGGTCAAGTTGAGAGCGTTCTCAACGAACAACTTGGTTCACTCTGGGACGATGTAGCAACCGCTGGCGGTCCAGTCAGCGCTGAAGCCGTCAAGACCCGCTTGGATCAAGCTGCTCAAACTGTCAACGAATTGTTGGGTAACTAA
- a CDS encoding sugar ABC transporter permease, translating to MALAPKKNKLSLWQRIRQNSLAYKFIAPTFVAMMVVHLIPIVQGLYLSLLDVRLTTLTLYLKAPFVGLKYYIEVFNAIFGFGEAGASSRVTGLINAASNTLVYTIWTNIGTLGLGLMLAMLLNREFRWRGIARTLVLLPWVVPTFVTGTIFNFIWLEQGGLANKILLGLNIVDTPVTWLIGPNSLYALVIATVWRGLPFTTIMFLAAIQVIPTDLYEAASLDGANGWQRFRHITLPLIKPIAATQVLFGLINGFYGGYNIAVQMFGGGTGFAGEYADLLVPAITRQTWERHLYGFGSAASVILMGMLLVFVGIWYRAFRDSLRAE from the coding sequence ATGGCTCTGGCACCAAAAAAAAATAAACTTTCACTCTGGCAACGGATTCGGCAAAACAGCCTAGCATATAAATTTATCGCTCCAACCTTTGTGGCGATGATGGTTGTGCACTTGATTCCGATTGTCCAAGGGTTGTATCTTTCACTCCTCGATGTTCGCCTTACAACCTTAACCCTCTATCTCAAAGCACCATTTGTTGGGCTAAAATACTACATCGAAGTTTTCAACGCGATCTTTGGCTTTGGTGAAGCTGGCGCAAGTTCGCGGGTAACTGGCCTAATTAATGCTGCCTCAAATACATTAGTCTATACCATTTGGACCAATATTGGCACGCTGGGCTTGGGCTTGATGCTGGCCATGCTGCTGAATCGTGAATTCCGCTGGCGTGGGATTGCCCGAACCTTGGTGTTATTGCCATGGGTCGTGCCAACCTTCGTGACTGGGACAATCTTCAACTTTATTTGGCTCGAACAAGGTGGCCTTGCCAATAAAATCTTGCTTGGCTTGAATATCGTTGATACCCCAGTAACTTGGTTGATTGGCCCTAACTCGTTGTATGCCTTGGTGATTGCCACGGTTTGGCGTGGTTTACCCTTCACCACAATTATGTTCCTCGCGGCAATTCAGGTGATTCCAACCGACCTCTACGAAGCGGCTTCGCTTGATGGAGCCAACGGCTGGCAGCGCTTTCGCCACATTACTTTGCCCTTGATTAAGCCAATTGCTGCAACCCAAGTGTTGTTTGGCTTGATTAACGGTTTCTATGGTGGCTATAATATTGCTGTGCAAATGTTCGGCGGTGGTACCGGTTTCGCAGGCGAATACGCCGACTTGCTCGTACCAGCAATTACCCGCCAGACGTGGGAACGACACTTATATGGATTTGGTTCGGCAGCCTCAGTTATTCTGATGGGCATGCTGTTGGTCTTTGTTGGCATTTGGTATCGTGCATTCCGCGATAGCTTGCGGGCTGAATAA